In one Corallococcus sp. EGB genomic region, the following are encoded:
- a CDS encoding VWA domain-containing protein: MLARQLTPLRQRLDALRQPAAARGGAWSWPFGRKLKGPEDLALPVLVALDRELDRVGVHTAADARLLLALGTQRGRAGALAQGLAARANQALAEYEECLRLVEKAHRSGEVPPGALTALDRGFVRLARAVKVADLFSRPLDAQGGNDAPFEIFERPATTRERPPANARLAIAELLAARARDNVIDLVQKRRDLDLAHEMLLRLGTTDADRERSMALRNDVAEARERVREVPPTRSLEALVRGVRETAHKDPRGAYRTLQGLYERAIEAGDAELASAARKALAPLLPPEPRLTRMVEEAEAGARLEWLGEADAEAESGREPEDAPDEQLADLAFSLKPEQLATFDLAAGCARYFDVEDALSEEIVEKDAAAVRAVPRQVPYPTQTMTFATTGSLDEVHHFVISDPRRILQDLAGHRQLVRTYLDDAPPPKPRKVKRTAVRVYVCDASGSMHGARARFRDALIIAELNNLRVKARRGENFDPLYFSFFNDVPTELARVDTAAEATRQIEKLFRDSPAEGQTDISLALLSAFDSIRAAQGRDPYLARATVVLITDGEDRVDLDLIRRTRAPMGALDIALSFISLGEENPDLKSLVLEQRAAGGRAFYHPLSDEEIRWARTEFDTPWRTLLPRDVPASLEALEALAPHLDALEAVAAGRAPGTGVAVEASFDALFPPMPSAPTVPEKPGADLVARVTDILEAVGEAASLASADRRATESVVLLQHLLSVYGLTPARYLAVLSGGGRPVGEALERVRLLCRPFG, from the coding sequence GTGCTGGCGCGTCAGCTCACTCCCCTGCGGCAGCGCCTGGATGCGCTCCGCCAGCCCGCGGCGGCCCGCGGCGGTGCGTGGTCCTGGCCCTTCGGCCGCAAGCTGAAGGGGCCGGAGGACCTGGCCCTGCCGGTGCTCGTGGCGCTCGACCGTGAGTTGGATCGCGTGGGCGTCCACACCGCCGCGGATGCCCGGCTGCTGCTCGCGTTGGGCACCCAGCGGGGCAGGGCGGGGGCGCTCGCGCAGGGGCTCGCGGCGCGCGCGAACCAGGCCCTGGCGGAGTACGAGGAGTGCCTGCGCCTCGTGGAGAAGGCGCACCGCTCCGGCGAGGTTCCGCCGGGGGCCCTGACCGCGCTGGACCGCGGCTTCGTGCGGCTGGCCCGCGCGGTGAAGGTGGCGGACCTCTTCAGCCGTCCGCTGGATGCGCAGGGCGGCAACGACGCGCCGTTCGAGATCTTCGAACGCCCGGCGACGACGCGGGAGCGGCCGCCGGCGAACGCGCGCCTGGCCATCGCGGAGCTGCTGGCCGCCCGGGCTCGGGACAACGTCATCGACCTGGTGCAGAAGCGGCGCGACCTGGACCTGGCCCACGAGATGCTGCTGCGCCTGGGCACGACGGACGCGGACCGCGAGCGGAGCATGGCGCTGCGCAACGACGTGGCGGAGGCGCGCGAGCGGGTGCGCGAGGTGCCACCCACGCGCTCCCTGGAGGCGCTGGTGCGCGGCGTGCGGGAGACCGCGCACAAGGACCCCCGGGGCGCCTACCGGACCTTGCAGGGCCTCTACGAGCGCGCCATCGAAGCGGGGGACGCGGAGCTGGCCTCGGCGGCGCGGAAGGCGCTGGCGCCGCTGCTTCCGCCGGAGCCCCGGCTGACGCGGATGGTGGAGGAGGCGGAGGCGGGCGCGCGGCTCGAGTGGCTGGGAGAGGCGGATGCCGAGGCGGAATCCGGCCGTGAGCCCGAGGACGCGCCGGACGAGCAGCTCGCGGACCTGGCGTTCTCCCTGAAGCCGGAGCAGCTGGCCACGTTCGACCTGGCGGCGGGGTGCGCGCGCTACTTCGACGTGGAGGACGCGCTGTCGGAGGAGATCGTCGAGAAGGACGCCGCCGCCGTGCGGGCCGTGCCGCGCCAGGTGCCCTATCCGACGCAGACGATGACCTTCGCCACGACGGGGAGCCTCGACGAGGTCCACCACTTCGTCATCTCGGATCCGCGGCGCATCCTCCAGGACCTGGCGGGGCACCGGCAGCTCGTGCGCACGTACCTGGACGATGCGCCGCCCCCCAAGCCCCGCAAGGTGAAGCGCACCGCCGTGCGCGTCTATGTCTGCGATGCCTCCGGCTCCATGCACGGCGCGCGGGCGCGCTTCCGCGACGCGCTCATCATCGCGGAGCTGAACAACCTGCGCGTGAAGGCGCGGCGCGGAGAGAACTTCGATCCGCTCTACTTCAGCTTCTTCAACGACGTGCCCACGGAGCTGGCGCGCGTGGACACCGCCGCGGAGGCGACCCGGCAGATTGAGAAGCTCTTCCGGGACTCGCCCGCGGAGGGGCAGACGGACATCTCGCTCGCCCTCCTGTCCGCGTTCGACTCCATCCGCGCCGCGCAGGGGCGCGACCCGTACCTCGCTCGCGCTACGGTGGTGCTGATCACCGACGGAGAGGACCGCGTGGACCTGGACCTCATCCGCCGCACCCGCGCGCCCATGGGGGCCCTGGACATCGCGCTGAGCTTTATCTCGCTGGGCGAGGAGAACCCGGACCTCAAGTCCCTGGTGCTGGAGCAGCGCGCCGCCGGAGGCCGCGCCTTCTACCACCCGCTCTCCGACGAGGAGATCCGCTGGGCGCGCACGGAGTTCGACACGCCCTGGCGCACGCTCTTGCCGCGCGACGTGCCGGCCTCGCTGGAGGCGCTGGAGGCCCTGGCCCCGCACCTGGACGCGCTGGAGGCGGTGGCGGCGGGCCGTGCTCCCGGAACGGGCGTGGCCGTGGAGGCGTCCTTCGACGCGCTCTTTCCTCCCATGCCTTCGGCGCCCACCGTGCCGGAGAAACCCGGCGCGGACCTGGTGGCGCGCGTGACGGACATCCTGGAGGCCGTAGGCGAGGCCGCGTCGCTCGCCTCCGCGGACCGGCGCGCGACGGAGAGCGTGGTGCTCCTGCAGCACCTGCTGTCCGTCTACGGACTCACGCCCGCGCGCTACCTGGCCGTGCTGTCCGGCGGCGGGCGTCCGGTGGGCGAGGCGTTGGAACGCGTACGCCTGCTGTGCCGCCCGTTCGGGTAG
- a CDS encoding PspA/IM30 family protein has translation MFGFLKRKKAPPAPVDPLATFDRLIEDLERQAAEVRKSAATLLALKGELSRAVTRYTARLGDIAGRCQTAHDRGDAKGVGVLERDRVQTERLLESTRESLRRAEQDAELLLGAAGELGERVADLRIERESASARIAAGGIVTEGLREQVERFDRVMALDAARDEVEKAHALADIYREEHQPTAAPEHVK, from the coding sequence ATGTTCGGCTTCCTCAAACGCAAGAAGGCACCTCCGGCGCCCGTGGACCCCCTGGCCACGTTCGACCGGCTCATCGAGGACCTGGAGCGCCAGGCGGCCGAGGTGCGCAAGTCCGCCGCCACGCTGCTGGCCCTCAAGGGCGAGCTCTCCCGCGCCGTGACGCGCTACACGGCCCGCCTGGGCGACATCGCCGGACGGTGCCAGACGGCGCACGACCGGGGGGACGCGAAGGGCGTGGGCGTGCTGGAGCGCGACCGCGTGCAGACCGAACGCCTGCTGGAGTCCACGCGCGAGTCGCTGCGGCGCGCGGAGCAGGACGCGGAGCTGCTGCTCGGCGCGGCCGGCGAGCTGGGCGAGCGCGTGGCCGACCTTCGCATCGAGCGGGAGAGCGCCTCCGCGCGCATCGCCGCCGGCGGCATCGTCACGGAGGGACTGCGCGAACAGGTGGAGCGCTTCGACCGAGTGATGGCGCTGGATGCGGCGCGTGACGAGGTGGAGAAGGCGCACGCCCTGGCGGACATCTACCGCGAGGAGCACCAGCCCACCGCGGCGCCCGAGCACGTGAAGTAG
- a CDS encoding diadenylate cyclase produces the protein MSENTKFDREFLRSALSLAAKSEVDHFLYICDTPIPPEDLRGRPARKKLVYAVTLDKLAQDLLHKKVRALVIPAYDYSRTERVKVALVSALSQGAFKEGDLVLCMTGKVGRAPDTLMQMRIGGSLDDRLAIEGVKLGEEFNSQVVDALIQLALQIGQEGFEGHPIGTIITIGDHTSVLEKSRQLTINPFQGLSESERNVLDPKIRDAIKNFSVLDGAFVIREDGVVLAAGRYLSANDDTVKIPLGLGARHAASAGITSSTHCIALTVSQTSGAVRLFKGGNIVLELHQTARRT, from the coding sequence TTGAGCGAGAACACGAAGTTCGATCGGGAATTCTTGCGCTCGGCGCTCTCCCTGGCCGCCAAGAGCGAGGTCGACCACTTCCTCTATATCTGCGACACGCCCATTCCTCCGGAGGACCTCCGGGGCAGGCCCGCGCGCAAGAAGCTGGTCTACGCGGTGACGCTGGACAAGCTGGCGCAGGACCTCCTGCACAAGAAGGTCCGCGCGCTCGTCATCCCCGCATACGACTACTCGCGCACGGAGCGGGTGAAGGTGGCGCTCGTCTCCGCGCTGTCCCAGGGCGCGTTCAAGGAAGGCGACCTCGTGCTCTGCATGACGGGCAAGGTGGGGCGCGCGCCGGACACGCTGATGCAGATGCGCATCGGCGGGTCGCTGGACGACCGGCTGGCCATCGAGGGCGTGAAGCTGGGCGAGGAGTTCAACTCGCAGGTGGTGGACGCGCTCATCCAGCTGGCGCTGCAGATTGGCCAGGAGGGCTTCGAGGGCCACCCCATCGGGACCATCATCACGATTGGCGACCACACGAGCGTGCTGGAGAAGAGCCGGCAGCTCACCATCAACCCGTTCCAGGGCCTGTCGGAGTCCGAGCGCAACGTGCTCGACCCGAAGATCCGCGACGCCATCAAGAACTTCTCCGTGCTGGACGGCGCGTTCGTCATCCGCGAGGACGGCGTGGTGCTGGCCGCGGGCCGCTACCTGTCCGCCAACGACGACACGGTGAAGATTCCCCTGGGCCTGGGCGCGCGCCACGCGGCCTCCGCGGGCATCACGTCCTCCACCCACTGCATCGCGCTCACGGTGAGCCAGACGTCCGGGGCGGTGCGGCTCTTCAAGGGCGGCAACATCGTGCTGGAGCTGCACCAGACGGCGCGGCGGACCTGA
- a CDS encoding TraR/DksA C4-type zinc finger protein — MNQKDLKRYKKMLEDSKASLLESAKKTLVEESSFDTDDLPDEIDQAASEYTQSMVFRLRDREKFLLQKIDSALKRVEEGTFGICERCEEDISPKRLDARPVTTLCIRCKEEQEKKEKSYG, encoded by the coding sequence TTGAACCAGAAAGATCTCAAGCGTTACAAGAAGATGCTCGAGGACAGCAAAGCGAGCCTGCTCGAAAGCGCGAAGAAGACCCTGGTGGAGGAGTCATCCTTCGACACGGATGACCTGCCTGATGAAATCGACCAGGCAGCCTCCGAGTACACCCAGTCCATGGTCTTCCGCCTGCGGGACCGCGAGAAGTTCCTCCTGCAGAAGATCGACAGCGCGCTCAAGCGCGTGGAGGAGGGCACGTTCGGCATCTGCGAGCGCTGCGAGGAGGACATCTCCCCCAAGCGCCTGGATGCGCGTCCGGTGACGACGCTCTGCATCCGCTGCAAGGAGGAGCAGGAGAAGAAGGAGAAGTCCTACGGCTGA
- a CDS encoding FHA domain-containing protein has translation MDAVDYCPRCDTENSRDATVCRACGSALRSGTMVMAVAHISSRPQVSIRVVRADGGPESLVRMQRDTLTCGQQADIALTDDPFIMPVQARFFFSGARLAVEDVGGANGVFVRLRNERELPAGGELRLGRQRLVLEPIPAAALGPGGTQVWGSPDPGYRLRLIQQLEGGLRGAAFPLKDGDNLLGREQGDIAFPTDGFVSGRHALLQVRGDRLMVRDVGSSNGTFIRLAGPTFVDNGDHFLIGRQLLRVEIQPAAA, from the coding sequence ATGGACGCCGTGGACTATTGCCCCCGCTGTGACACCGAGAATTCCCGGGATGCCACCGTCTGCCGCGCCTGCGGCTCGGCGCTGCGCTCCGGGACCATGGTGATGGCCGTGGCGCACATCTCGTCGCGCCCGCAGGTATCCATCCGCGTGGTGCGCGCGGACGGCGGCCCGGAATCACTGGTGCGCATGCAGCGCGACACCCTCACCTGCGGCCAGCAGGCGGACATCGCGCTCACCGACGACCCGTTCATCATGCCCGTGCAGGCGCGCTTCTTCTTCTCCGGCGCGCGGCTGGCCGTGGAGGACGTGGGCGGCGCCAACGGCGTCTTCGTGCGCCTGCGCAATGAGCGCGAGCTGCCCGCCGGCGGAGAGCTGCGCCTGGGCCGTCAGCGCCTGGTGCTGGAGCCCATCCCCGCCGCGGCGCTCGGGCCCGGCGGCACGCAGGTGTGGGGCTCGCCGGATCCCGGCTACCGGCTGCGCCTCATCCAGCAGTTGGAGGGCGGCCTGCGCGGCGCGGCCTTCCCGCTCAAGGACGGCGACAACCTGCTGGGGCGCGAGCAGGGCGACATCGCCTTCCCCACGGACGGCTTCGTGTCCGGGCGGCACGCGCTGCTGCAGGTGCGGGGGGACCGCCTGATGGTGCGCGACGTGGGCTCGTCCAACGGCACCTTCATCCGGCTCGCGGGGCCGACCTTCGTCGACAACGGCGATCACTTCCTCATCGGCCGTCAGCTGCTGCGGGTGGAGATCCAGCCCGCGGCGGCCTGA
- a CDS encoding serine/threonine-protein kinase yields the protein MYCPSCGADAEDSSRYCPACGATLLRSADGGDEYVGKTIAAKYRVEALIGEGGMGKVYRARQLALDKVVVLKVLRHTLLSDERTVARFQREAKAASRLNHPNSISVLDFGQADDGALFIAMEYVAGQDLHQILSREWPLGEARVVRIALQILSALSDAHGAGVIHRDLKPENIMVEQRRNEPDFVKVLDFGIAKITDSQDEGPALTRAGFVCGTPEYMSPEQARGAVLDHRSDLYAVGVILYQLMTGLLPFESDSAVGFATKHLTEEPPPPTRRRPDARISPGMERLILRVLSKDPDDRPANAAAFKAELLAVDKERRRGGAAGDTGGRRPQASNVLAPIPRRSQAAQNSARNNTGWNDVTVEATVQGLPHSRTPVSEESTLAPEGTRTAVAAPTSGGGGEGIILFFKALTTVLVLGAVGFFVYYFGIGAGSGSENGGYQLPQNAPRPINAGADVPDYQRQIPSASRNVDKARKLTRDGDHDVMAGELGRATSLYREAFQYNPEAELALKLGELYWQRDMTDEARGWWVRHLTDMPDSRAREYIEARLGSPVARPPAP from the coding sequence GTGTACTGCCCTTCCTGCGGCGCTGACGCCGAAGACTCCTCCCGCTACTGCCCCGCCTGCGGCGCGACGCTCCTGCGCTCGGCGGACGGCGGCGACGAATATGTGGGCAAGACGATTGCCGCCAAGTACCGGGTGGAGGCCCTCATCGGCGAGGGCGGAATGGGCAAGGTGTACCGGGCCCGCCAGCTCGCGCTGGACAAGGTGGTGGTGCTGAAGGTGCTGCGCCACACGCTCTTGTCGGACGAGCGCACCGTCGCGCGCTTCCAGCGCGAGGCCAAGGCGGCCAGCCGCCTCAACCACCCCAACTCCATCAGCGTGCTGGACTTCGGCCAGGCCGACGACGGCGCGCTCTTCATCGCGATGGAGTACGTGGCCGGGCAGGACCTGCATCAAATTCTCAGCCGCGAGTGGCCGCTGGGCGAGGCGCGCGTGGTGCGCATCGCCCTGCAGATCCTCAGCGCGCTGTCGGACGCGCACGGCGCGGGCGTCATCCACCGGGACCTCAAGCCCGAGAACATCATGGTGGAGCAGCGCCGCAACGAGCCGGACTTCGTGAAGGTGCTGGACTTCGGCATCGCGAAGATCACCGACTCGCAGGACGAGGGCCCGGCCCTCACGCGCGCGGGCTTCGTGTGCGGCACCCCCGAGTACATGTCCCCGGAGCAGGCGCGGGGCGCGGTGTTGGACCACCGCTCGGACCTGTACGCGGTGGGCGTCATCCTCTACCAGCTGATGACGGGCCTCCTGCCCTTCGAGTCCGACTCCGCGGTGGGCTTCGCCACCAAGCACCTCACCGAGGAGCCGCCCCCGCCCACGCGGCGCCGCCCGGACGCGCGCATCTCCCCGGGCATGGAGCGGCTCATCCTCCGCGTCCTGTCCAAGGACCCGGACGACCGGCCGGCCAACGCCGCGGCCTTCAAGGCGGAGCTGCTCGCCGTCGACAAGGAGCGCCGCCGCGGAGGCGCCGCCGGTGACACCGGTGGACGCCGTCCCCAGGCCTCCAACGTGCTGGCCCCCATCCCGCGCCGCTCCCAGGCCGCGCAGAACTCGGCGCGCAACAACACGGGCTGGAACGACGTGACGGTGGAGGCCACCGTGCAGGGCCTGCCCCACTCGCGCACCCCGGTCTCCGAGGAGTCCACGCTCGCGCCCGAGGGCACCCGGACCGCCGTGGCCGCGCCCACCTCCGGTGGTGGTGGCGAGGGCATCATCCTCTTCTTCAAGGCGCTCACCACGGTGCTGGTGCTGGGAGCGGTGGGCTTCTTCGTCTACTACTTCGGCATCGGTGCGGGCAGCGGCTCGGAGAATGGCGGGTACCAGCTTCCGCAGAACGCGCCCCGGCCCATCAACGCGGGCGCGGACGTGCCGGACTACCAGCGGCAGATTCCCAGCGCCTCGCGCAACGTGGACAAGGCGCGCAAGCTGACGCGGGACGGGGACCACGACGTGATGGCCGGCGAGCTGGGCCGCGCCACGTCCCTCTACCGGGAAGCCTTCCAGTACAACCCGGAGGCGGAGCTGGCCCTCAAGCTGGGCGAGCTGTACTGGCAGCGCGACATGACGGACGAGGCCCGCGGCTGGTGGGTGCGCCACCTGACCGACATGCCGGATTCGCGCGCCCGTGAGTACATCGAGGCCCGGCTCGGCAGCCCGGTGGCGCGTCCCCCGGCGCCCTGA
- a CDS encoding FHA domain-containing protein, with translation MSQLLLSALPVVCPHCDGYNPPRSATCVLCGQALEEAAPAPRPAAAPPARPGTPPPAASPGRPAAVASFTRPGEVYAPPTPPPPSAVPPGLKPSARTPPPTAAQGLMVEARRAVGTPPPPRAGYGPAIPPANTRPPPPVPDNTLPPRGGTGATAPVPPGATPPATTGATARPPPVASRFGLAVIAGTTRGQRYKLPVTGCVVGRQRGAILFPDDVFVSPLHATFLVKDGALFVRDESSASGVYVTFAGTEPLAPRALFSAGQRLFRFTGRVESPAPVAGRPTPYGSPVPLGQALYGVEEVHMGGRAGRAVVTAAALLTIGQAHCDLAYPNDEGLAGRHCELSPTATGALLRDLSGGLGTFVRIPPATERLLRPGDRVRLGQHVMQVETLG, from the coding sequence ATGTCTCAGCTTCTGCTGTCCGCGCTCCCGGTGGTCTGCCCGCATTGTGACGGCTACAACCCGCCACGCTCGGCCACCTGCGTGCTGTGCGGCCAGGCGCTGGAAGAGGCCGCTCCGGCCCCCCGCCCGGCGGCCGCGCCCCCTGCCCGCCCGGGGACGCCGCCTCCCGCCGCGAGCCCTGGCCGCCCCGCCGCCGTCGCGAGCTTCACGCGGCCGGGCGAGGTGTACGCGCCGCCCACGCCGCCGCCGCCCAGCGCGGTGCCGCCCGGGCTCAAGCCCTCCGCGCGCACCCCGCCGCCCACGGCGGCCCAGGGGCTGATGGTGGAGGCCCGCCGGGCCGTGGGGACGCCTCCGCCTCCGCGCGCGGGCTACGGGCCGGCGATTCCGCCCGCCAACACCCGGCCGCCTCCGCCCGTGCCGGACAACACGCTGCCGCCCCGGGGCGGCACGGGGGCCACGGCGCCGGTCCCTCCGGGAGCCACGCCGCCGGCCACCACGGGCGCCACGGCGCGTCCGCCGCCGGTGGCCTCGCGCTTCGGGCTGGCGGTCATCGCCGGGACGACGCGCGGCCAGCGCTACAAGCTGCCGGTGACGGGCTGTGTGGTGGGCCGCCAGCGCGGCGCCATCCTCTTCCCGGACGACGTCTTCGTGTCACCGCTGCACGCCACCTTCCTCGTGAAGGACGGCGCCCTCTTCGTGCGCGACGAGTCGAGCGCGTCGGGCGTCTACGTCACCTTCGCCGGCACGGAGCCGCTGGCGCCGCGCGCCCTCTTCAGCGCCGGCCAGCGGCTGTTCCGCTTCACCGGCCGCGTGGAGTCCCCCGCGCCCGTGGCGGGCCGGCCCACGCCGTACGGCTCGCCCGTGCCGCTGGGCCAGGCGCTCTACGGCGTGGAGGAGGTGCACATGGGAGGCCGGGCGGGCCGCGCGGTGGTGACGGCCGCGGCGCTGCTCACCATCGGGCAGGCGCACTGCGACCTGGCGTACCCGAACGACGAGGGGCTCGCTGGCCGTCATTGCGAGCTCAGCCCCACGGCGACGGGCGCGCTGCTGCGCGACCTCTCCGGCGGCCTGGGCACCTTCGTGCGCATCCCGCCCGCGACGGAGCGCCTGCTGCGTCCGGGAGACCGCGTCCGCCTGGGTCAGCACGTCATGCAGGTGGAGACGCTGGGCTGA
- a CDS encoding bifunctional (p)ppGpp synthetase/guanosine-3',5'-bis(diphosphate) 3'-pyrophosphohydrolase — MIRLNDILQRVASYHPDPDLDIIKKAYVYSAKVHQGQLRKSGEPYLIHPLEVAGILAELKLDEASIVTGLLHDTIEDTLATAEELTELFGPEVAQLVDGVTKLSKFSASATLSQEEKQAENFRKMIIAMAQDIRVILVKLADRTHNMRTLDHMSEEKQARIGQETLDIYAPLANRLGISWIKTELEDLSFRYVKPQEFFALEEQLNKRKKEREKYIEDTCDLMRAKLQERGLKGDVSGRFKHVYSIWKKIKSQGIDFDQIHDIIAFRIIAPSVPACYEALGMVHQMWKPVPGRFKDFIAIPKPNMYQSLHTTVIGPLSERVEVQIRTAEMHKIAEEGIAAHWAYKEGRAPISKDDEKFAWLRQLMEWQQDLKDPKEFLETVKVDLFTDEVFVFTPKGDVRSLPRGATPVDFAYAIHSDVGGRCVGAKVNGKIVPLRYKLKNGDTVEVLTSPQAHPSKDWLTFVKTSRAQQRIRGFIKQQQRDKSLQLGRELVDREFKRFQLNFNKLMRSGEVKKVAEELGFRVEDDMLVAIGYGKVTPQQLVQRLVPQEKLAQAEPAPRPASDGNGTGHGAGGNASMLPGLSRMTDLAKRLVGRNNRSGVQIGGVDDVLVRFGRCCNPVPGDPIAGFITRGRGVTVHTVGCEKALATDPERRVDVSWDVKGDFKRPVTLRVLTADRPGLLADITNTFSKKSVNISQANCRATGDDRAVNTFEVTISDLKQLTDLMRSIERLTGVYSVERI; from the coding sequence ATGATTCGCCTGAACGACATCCTGCAGCGGGTTGCGTCGTACCACCCGGACCCCGATCTGGACATCATCAAGAAGGCGTACGTCTACTCGGCCAAGGTCCACCAGGGACAACTCCGCAAGTCGGGAGAGCCCTACCTCATCCACCCGCTGGAGGTGGCGGGCATCCTGGCGGAGCTGAAGCTGGACGAGGCCTCCATCGTCACCGGCCTGCTCCACGACACCATCGAGGACACGCTCGCCACCGCGGAGGAGCTCACGGAGCTCTTCGGCCCGGAGGTCGCGCAGCTGGTGGACGGCGTGACGAAGCTGTCCAAGTTCTCCGCGTCCGCGACGCTCTCCCAGGAGGAGAAGCAGGCGGAGAACTTCCGCAAGATGATCATCGCGATGGCGCAGGACATCCGCGTCATCCTCGTGAAGCTGGCGGACCGCACGCACAACATGCGGACGCTGGATCACATGTCCGAGGAGAAGCAGGCCCGCATCGGACAGGAGACGCTGGACATCTACGCGCCCCTGGCCAACCGCCTGGGCATCTCCTGGATCAAGACGGAGCTGGAGGACCTGTCCTTCCGCTACGTGAAGCCGCAGGAGTTCTTCGCGCTGGAGGAGCAGCTCAACAAGCGCAAGAAGGAGCGCGAGAAGTACATCGAGGACACCTGCGACCTGATGCGCGCCAAGCTCCAGGAGCGCGGCCTCAAGGGCGACGTCAGCGGGCGCTTCAAGCACGTCTACAGCATCTGGAAGAAGATCAAGTCGCAGGGCATCGACTTCGATCAGATCCACGACATCATCGCGTTCCGCATCATCGCGCCGTCGGTGCCCGCCTGCTACGAGGCGCTGGGCATGGTGCACCAGATGTGGAAGCCGGTGCCCGGGCGCTTCAAGGACTTCATCGCCATCCCGAAGCCCAACATGTACCAGTCCCTGCACACCACGGTGATTGGTCCGTTGAGCGAGCGCGTGGAGGTGCAGATCCGCACCGCGGAGATGCACAAGATCGCGGAGGAGGGCATCGCCGCGCACTGGGCCTACAAGGAAGGCCGCGCGCCCATCTCCAAGGACGACGAGAAGTTCGCCTGGCTGCGCCAGCTGATGGAGTGGCAGCAGGACTTGAAGGACCCCAAGGAGTTCCTCGAGACGGTGAAGGTGGACCTCTTCACCGACGAGGTCTTCGTCTTCACGCCCAAGGGCGACGTGCGCAGCCTGCCGCGCGGCGCGACGCCGGTGGACTTCGCGTACGCCATCCATTCCGACGTGGGCGGCCGGTGCGTGGGCGCCAAGGTGAACGGGAAGATCGTCCCGCTGCGCTACAAGCTGAAGAACGGCGACACGGTGGAGGTGCTCACCAGCCCGCAGGCGCACCCGTCCAAGGACTGGCTCACCTTCGTCAAAACGAGCCGCGCGCAGCAGCGCATCCGCGGCTTCATCAAGCAGCAGCAGCGCGACAAGAGCCTGCAGCTGGGCCGCGAGCTGGTGGACCGCGAGTTCAAGCGCTTCCAGCTCAACTTCAACAAGCTGATGCGCTCCGGCGAGGTGAAGAAGGTCGCCGAGGAGCTGGGCTTCCGCGTCGAGGACGACATGCTGGTCGCCATCGGCTACGGGAAGGTGACGCCGCAGCAGCTGGTGCAGCGCCTGGTGCCGCAGGAGAAGCTGGCGCAGGCGGAGCCGGCCCCGCGTCCCGCCTCGGACGGCAACGGGACGGGCCATGGCGCGGGGGGCAACGCCTCCATGCTGCCGGGCCTGTCGCGCATGACGGACCTGGCCAAGCGGCTGGTGGGGCGCAACAACCGCAGCGGCGTCCAGATTGGCGGCGTGGACGACGTGCTCGTGCGCTTCGGGCGCTGTTGCAACCCCGTTCCCGGGGACCCCATCGCGGGGTTCATCACGCGGGGGCGGGGGGTGACGGTGCACACGGTGGGGTGTGAGAAGGCCCTGGCCACGGACCCCGAGCGGCGCGTGGACGTGTCCTGGGACGTGAAGGGCGACTTCAAGCGGCCCGTCACGCTGCGCGTGCTGACGGCGGACCGGCCGGGCCTCCTGGCGGACATCACCAACACGTTCTCCAAGAAGAGCGTCAACATCTCCCAGGCCAACTGCCGGGCCACCGGCGATGACCGGGCGGTGAACACCTTCGAGGTCACCATCTCCGACCTCAAGCAGCTGACGGACCTGATGCGCTCCATCGAGCGGTTGACGGGCGTCTACTCGGTCGAGCGAATCTAG
- a CDS encoding RidA family protein — protein MARKAIHSDDAPKAIGPYSQAVQVDAGKMTFLSGQIPLDPKTMELVPGDVVAQAEQVMKNLKAVLAASGLDFSHVVRCTIFLTNLGDFAKVNEVYARAFPGTPPARATVQVSALPRGSQVEIDAIAVS, from the coding sequence ATGGCGCGCAAGGCAATCCACTCCGACGACGCCCCCAAGGCGATTGGCCCCTACTCCCAGGCCGTGCAGGTGGACGCCGGGAAGATGACGTTCCTGTCCGGCCAGATTCCCCTGGACCCGAAGACGATGGAGCTCGTCCCCGGGGACGTCGTCGCGCAGGCCGAGCAGGTGATGAAGAACCTGAAGGCCGTGCTCGCCGCCAGCGGCCTGGACTTCAGCCACGTCGTGCGCTGCACCATCTTCCTCACCAACCTGGGTGACTTCGCCAAGGTGAACGAGGTGTACGCGCGCGCCTTCCCGGGCACGCCGCCGGCCCGCGCCACCGTGCAGGTGTCCGCGCTGCCGCGCGGCTCCCAGGTGGAGATCGACGCCATCGCCGTGTCCTGA